Genomic window (Melioribacteraceae bacterium):
CTTGAATACAGCTTCACCTTCCTTTAAAGAAATAGAGTTTACAATTCCCTTTCCTTGAATGCATTTTAATCCTGCTTCAATTACACTCCATTTTGATGAATCTAACATAATCGGAACTCTCGCAATATCCGGTTCAGTAGCAAGGAGATTGAGGAATTTGGTCATTACTTCTTCAGAGTCGATCATTCCCTCATCCATATTTATATCTAGAATCTGCGCGCCATTTTCAACTTGTTCCCGGGCAACAGATAGCGCTTCATCATATTTTTTTTCTTTGATTAACCGAGCAAATTTTCTTGAACCGGTTACATTAGTACGTTCACCAATATTTACAAAATTAGTTTCGGGTCGCAGAATCAGCGGTTCCAATCCGCTCAATCTTAGATATGGTTTTAATTCGGGCAAAACTCTCGGTGGAATTTCCTCTGCTATTTTTAAGAAAGCCTTAATATGTTCCGGTTTAGTACCGCAACATCCGCCAACAATATTCACATATCCTAATTTGGCAAAGTCTCTTAGAACAGATGCCATCGATTCAGGAGATTCATCATATCCGCCAAACTCATTTGGTAAACCGGCATTTGGATAAATACTGATAGGCACATCTGCAATTTTTGAAAGCTCAGCTACGAATGGACGCATCTGTTCAGGTCCCAAAGAACAATTTAAACCAACGCTTAATAAATTTTTGACATGCGAAACAGAAATCCAAAATGCCTCGGTATTTTGTCCTGAAAGTGTTCTGCCGCTTTGGTCGATCACGGTTCCGCTAATCATGATTGGTAAATCAATTCCTCTGGACTCACAGCATTCCATTAATCCAAATAATGCTGCTTTTGCATTTAAAGTATCAATGATTGTCTCAACTAAAAGAATATCTACTCCCCCATCAATCAAGCCATTGGCCTGCTCAATATATGCTTCTTTAACTTGGTCAAAATTAACTGCCCTGAAACCTGGATCTTCAACTTGCGGAGACATTGAAAGAGTTTTATTGGTTGGGCCTAGTGCACCGGCAACAAATCTCGGTTTCAATGGGTTTTCAGCGGTGAATTTATCTGCCTCAATTTTTGCGATTTTGGCGGCTTCATAATTTATTTCATAAACATATTTTTCAGTTTGATAATCGGCTTGCGAAATTGAAGTTGCATTAAATGTATTAGTTTCAATTATATCAGCACCAGCTTCGAGATAAGCACGGTGAATAGCAGAAATGATTTGTGGCTGTGTCAATACTAGCAGGTCATTATTACCTTTTAATTCTACCGGATGATCTTTAAATCTATCACCTCTAAATTTTTCTTCAGAAAGTTTATACTGCTGAATAAAAACTCCCATCGAACCATCCAGCAATAGTATTCGTGATTTGAGGAGGTCCCTCAAAACAGTTAATTTTGAATCCATTATTTTTCCAATCAACTTTTATTATAATTGAATTTTATGGAATTAAGAATTTGTGCGTTAATCCTGATTGCCCTAGGATCTTTTGATTAGGAACTTTTATATCCTTAATTTTGACGCAAATATAATAAATAATAGAGAAGATTATGATAGTAGTTACCGGAGGAGCTGGTTTTATTGGAAGCGCGCTTGTTTGGAAATTAAATGAGTTGGGAGCAGATAGAATTGTTATTGTAGATGAATTAGGTAAAGATGAAAAATGGAAAAATTTAAATGGACTTAGGTACTCCGACTTTTATCATAAGGATGATTTTATCTCTCTAGTATTGCAAAATAGTATTCCATTTAAAATATCATCGATCATTCATCTAGGTGCTTGTTCCGCTACAACTGAAAAAGATGCTGATTTCTTAATGGACAATAATGTTCATTACTCCCAAGAACTCGCGAAGTTCGCACTCGAAAAAGGGATTCGATTTATTTATGCTTCATCAGCGGCAACATATGGTGATGGCTCATTCGGTTATAATGATAATGAAGACGAATTAAATATTCTCCGCCCACTAAATATGTATGGGTATTCAAAACATCTTTTTGATACATGGATTAAGAGAAACGGATTATTAGATAAAGTTGTGGGGGTGAAATATTTTAATGTTTATGGACCAAATGAATATCACAAAGGTGATATGCGAAGTGTGGTTCACAAAGCTTTTGAACAAATTAGAGATACCGGAAAGGTCAGCTTATTCAAGTCTTATAATTCCGAATATAAAGATGGTGAACAAATGAGAGATTTTATATACGTTAAAGATGCGGTTGACATGACTTTATTTTTTCTAGAGAATCAGGAAAAGAATGGGATTTATAATGTTGGGACGGGTAAAGCTCAAACTTGGATTGAATTAGTTACGGCACTTTTTAACGCCTTAGGAAAACCTGTAAATATAGATTATATTGATATGCCAGAGGAACTTAGAGGTAAGTATCAATATTTCACTCAAGCTAATATTGATAAAATTAGAAGTGCCGGTTTTAGTGCTGATATAAATTCTGTTGAAATCGGTGTAAATGATTATGTTAAAAACTATTTATTGAAAAAACAGTATTTCGGATTAAGCTAAGGTTATAATTTTGCAGCTTGAAACAACAAAATCGAGAAGTGAGTTTAGAAAAAGGATTTACTTCTTTACACTAAAACTTATTGAGTTTATTGATTTACTGCCGAAAGATAATCTATCGTTACGGATCGGCAATCAATTGTTCAGCAGCGGAACAAACGTTATTAGCAATTATATCGAGGCGACTGCAGCATCAACCAAAAAAGATCTGAATTCATATACAGTAATTGCACTGAAATCAGCGAATGAATCAAAGTTGTGGCTGGCACTACTGCGCGACAGCAAGCGAGCTAAAACTGAAAAAGTAAAATGGTTTCTTGATGAACTTGATGATATTTCTAAAATCTTGACTTCTTCCATTAATTCAGAAAAATGATGACCCAGCTCGCAACTCTTTGTTATGTAATGCACGAAAATAAAACTCTTATGCTTCATCGTGTAAAAAGAGATAATGATTATCATAAAGGAAAATGGAACGGACTCGGAGGTAAATTTGAAGCGGGCGAATCCCCTGAAGAGTGTGCAAAAAGAGAAATACTGGAAGAGAGCGGCTTAGTGATTGAGAACCCAATACTTAAGGGGATTATTACTTTCCCATTGTTCGATAAAGTTAAAGATTGGTATGTTTTTTTATTTACTGTAAACAAATTTTCCGGAGAATTAATTCATTCGAATGAAGGAAATCTAGAATGGATTGACAACGAGAAATTAACCGATCTAAATTTATGGGAAGGAGATAAAATTTTTATTCCATGGCTTTTTCAGGATAAATTTTTCTCGGCAAAATTTAATTATGATGATGGCGTCTTTAAAAACTATACAGTTAATTTTTATTAAATAAGATAATGTTAAAAAAATCTACCTCAGAAGTTGATAATATTCAAAACTGGACGCTGAATAGCGAACGTGCTTTTTGGGAAAGCAGGTTAGATTACCGGATAAGTTTTTATATACTTTTTTTAGCTATCATTGTTGCCGGTTCAATTTTAGTCACTACTAAAGAAATGACCCTTTTTATTCTATCAATCGCAGTCATTATCCTCTGGGTGCTTACAGCGGGAATAATCAACGCAGTGAGAAAGGTAAATATAATTGTTAAGGAATTATCAAAAAACGAAAGCAATCCCATAATTAATATTGATAAAAAAGCTAAAGGAAAATTAATTAGATTTATTCAAGGATTTTTGCTTCCAATAGTCTGCTCCTCAATTTTTACGCTCATCTTTCTTGCCGGCTTAACTGGCGTATACGACCTAAAGCCGGTATCTAAGTCTATGCAATCTTTAGAAAAAGAAATTAAAAAACAGATTGAAAAGCCCCTATCAAAACAGAAAAAAGATAATCCATCGAAGTACTTCCAGGCTGTCGACAGTGTTTCCGATTAATTAATGAATAAAGTTATTCCTCATAAATCCGTAAATCAGATCATTAACATTATCAGGATTTTCTAGAGCGGTTAAATGTCCTGCTCGCGGTACAACAGCAAATTCTGCTCCGGGGATTTTTTCAGCCATTGCTCTCATAACTTGAGGCGGTACGATTTTATCGAAAGCTCCCGCGATAACTAGGGTAGGAATATTGATCTGTGAAAGCACTTCTGTTGTGTCGGTGCGGCTCATTATCGCAATTAAAGCGCCTTTAACTCCAATAGGATTTTGGCTATAAGTTTTTAAAAGAGTTGTTTGAAACAACTGCTCGTTTTCTTTAGGAGTTTCATCAGCAAAGCAATTCGTCACGAACTGATCACAAAAATTTGGCAACCCTTTTGTATTAATCTGATTTATTAAAGAGGATCTCTTTAACTTAGCGGCATTGTCATCTGCTTCCGATTTAGTATTGCATAATATTAAGCCACCGAAATATTCAGGTCTTTTCTCGTAGGAGCGAAGAGCTATGTAACCGCCCATCGATAATCCGCATAATACCGGTTTATATAAATGTAGTTGGCACATTATTGTGTATAAGTCAGATACAAAGAATTCCATTGTATACTGTCCATCACCTACAAAGCTATCACCCAAACCGCGAACATCAAATGTTACACAATAGTACTCATCCTTCAAATAATTAACTTGTTGACGCCACATACATTGATCGAAGGGAAAACCATGAATAAATACTATTGCCTTCTTCGATTCATCTCCGTATGTTTTGACGGTAAGGCCATTAATATGTAAACTCATAAACTACCTCGCTATGACTAATTGTAAATTTATGGAACAATTTTAATACAAATTTATCTTTTTATGATTCAGTTACAAAAATTAAAATTTTTGAAAAAGACTACTCTAATATCTTTTTTGATAGTATCTTTGAGCCTTAATTTTATTTATAAGGTAAACCCTCCTTCATTTGATAAGCAAATCAAGAATAGTTACGGATTAATTTCTCCAAAAGTACCTCTCGACTCTTCAATAGTTTTATTATTAATAGGTGAATCCGATTTGAATGAACTTGGTGGTTGGCCTCTAAAAAGAAGTTTGTATGCTCAACTAATCATAAAATTATTAAAACAAGATGTCGACAAAATTGCGATCGAGATAATTTTTAGTGATACCGGCGAATCGAATAGAGTGTTCGATTCTGTTATTAATCATTCAAGCAAAATTACTTTATCTTCACTTCTAACAAATAAAGACAAATTTGGCAATCAATTAGATAGTAATTCCTTAATATATTCATACCCTAAAACAATTTACCCAAAGATTAATTCTGGTCATCTCAATTTTTTTGATGAGGATGAGATCATTA
Coding sequences:
- the rfaD gene encoding ADP-glyceromanno-heptose 6-epimerase — its product is MIVVTGGAGFIGSALVWKLNELGADRIVIVDELGKDEKWKNLNGLRYSDFYHKDDFISLVLQNSIPFKISSIIHLGACSATTEKDADFLMDNNVHYSQELAKFALEKGIRFIYASSAATYGDGSFGYNDNEDELNILRPLNMYGYSKHLFDTWIKRNGLLDKVVGVKYFNVYGPNEYHKGDMRSVVHKAFEQIRDTGKVSLFKSYNSEYKDGEQMRDFIYVKDAVDMTLFFLENQEKNGIYNVGTGKAQTWIELVTALFNALGKPVNIDYIDMPEELRGKYQYFTQANIDKIRSAGFSADINSVEIGVNDYVKNYLLKKQYFGLS
- a CDS encoding four helix bundle protein — its product is MQLETTKSRSEFRKRIYFFTLKLIEFIDLLPKDNLSLRIGNQLFSSGTNVISNYIEATAASTKKDLNSYTVIALKSANESKLWLALLRDSKRAKTEKVKWFLDELDDISKILTSSINSEK
- a CDS encoding 8-oxo-dGTP diphosphatase, translated to MTQLATLCYVMHENKTLMLHRVKRDNDYHKGKWNGLGGKFEAGESPEECAKREILEESGLVIENPILKGIITFPLFDKVKDWYVFLFTVNKFSGELIHSNEGNLEWIDNEKLTDLNLWEGDKIFIPWLFQDKFFSAKFNYDDGVFKNYTVNFY
- a CDS encoding alpha/beta fold hydrolase gives rise to the protein MSLHINGLTVKTYGDESKKAIVFIHGFPFDQCMWRQQVNYLKDEYYCVTFDVRGLGDSFVGDGQYTMEFFVSDLYTIMCQLHLYKPVLCGLSMGGYIALRSYEKRPEYFGGLILCNTKSEADDNAAKLKRSSLINQINTKGLPNFCDQFVTNCFADETPKENEQLFQTTLLKTYSQNPIGVKGALIAIMSRTDTTEVLSQINIPTLVIAGAFDKIVPPQVMRAMAEKIPGAEFAVVPRAGHLTALENPDNVNDLIYGFMRNNFIH